A section of the Actinomycetota bacterium genome encodes:
- a CDS encoding MTH938/NDUFAF3 family protein, with translation MRIDDYEYGRVVIDGREERNDVILVDGTLHANWWRDEGHRLQVEDLQPVLDAEPDLLVVGTGTAGNMRPASDLDGQLRSHGIELEAMPSPQAVRRYNEVARAGDRDVALAIHLTC, from the coding sequence ATGCGGATCGACGACTACGAGTACGGACGCGTCGTCATCGACGGCCGCGAGGAGCGCAACGACGTGATCCTCGTCGACGGCACGCTGCACGCCAACTGGTGGCGCGACGAGGGCCACCGCCTGCAGGTCGAAGACCTACAGCCGGTGCTGGACGCGGAACCCGATCTGCTGGTGGTCGGGACCGGCACGGCAGGCAACATGCGACCGGCCTCAGACCTGGACGGCCAGCTGCGGTCACACGGGATCGAGCTGGAGGCGATGCCGTCACCTCAGGCGGTTCGCCGCTACAACGAGGTGGCGCGAGCCGGCGACCGCGATGTCGCGCTGGCCATCCACCTGACCTGCTAG
- a CDS encoding DUF1918 domain-containing protein: MDVHAGDTIEIPSNKVGVPPRRGTVNEVLQQDPLKIEVTWEDGHQSIFEPAGGHLKVVS, encoded by the coding sequence ATGGACGTCCACGCCGGCGACACGATCGAGATCCCGTCGAACAAGGTCGGTGTCCCCCCACGCCGTGGCACGGTCAACGAGGTGCTGCAGCAGGACCCGCTGAAGATCGAAGTGACCTGGGAAGACGGTCACCAGTCGATCTTCGAGCCGGCCGGCGGTCACCTGAAGGTCGTGTCGTAG